In the genome of bacterium SCSIO 12827, the window GCCACCCTGCACCATCTGCCGGCGGAGGCGACGGAGGCCGACGCCGATGCCGGCCTGGATGCCATCGCTGATGACTTGCGAGCCAAGGGGCGCAATCCTTATGTGATCCATTTGGGGGCGGCGTTCGAGCCGCGCGGCGCGCTCGGCTACATCCTGGCGGCCCGGGAAATTCTCGACCAGATCGCCCAAGCCGGGGTCACGGTGACCCAGGTCGTCATTGCATCCGGCAGCGGGCAGACCCATTCGGGGCTTCTGACCGGCTTGCGTCTCGCGGGCTCGACCCTGCCGGTGACTGGCGTCTGCGTGCGCCGCGATGCGGTCCAGCAGCAGGCTCGCATCACCCAGGTCTGCGGCAACCTGGGCCGCCTGATCGGCCGCCCGGACCTGGTCGGGCCCGATGACATCGTCGTCACCGATCGCTTTCTCGCTCCCGGCTACGGCAAGAATTCGCCGGAAACCTGGGCGGCGTTCCTTGCCGCCGCGCGCCAGGAAGGTCTGCTGCTCGATCCCGTCTATACCTCGAAATCCTTCGCCGGCGCCCTGGCCATGGCCGATGACCGTGACGCCATGGCGGGCGGCGCGGTACTCTATCTTCACACCGGTGGCCTGCCGGCCCTGTTCGCCTACGAGGCCGCCATCGACGAGGCCCTTGCCGCCGCGGGCCCGCAACCGCAACCAGGACAATGACCCGTTAGGGAAAGACCATGATGGACTGTTTCGCCAAGCCGGGGGCCGCCGCCGTCCCCGTTACTCCCGTCGCCGCCAAGGACTTCAAGGCCTGGCTTGCCAAGCAGGACGCCCCGACCCGCGCCTGGGTCACGGGCAACGGCTTCATGGCCGCGGCCGGGCGCCATCTCGTGATCCCCAACGCCAAGGGCGGCGTCGGCCGCGTCGTGCTGGGCCGGGGCGAGGCCGCCAGCATGTGGGATTTCGGTGATCTGCCCAAGAAACTGCCGGCCGGGCGCTATGTGCTCGACGGCCTGAACGCCAAGAAGGACGCGGATGCTGCCACGGCGGCGGCGCTGGCCTGGGCGCTCGGCAGTTATCATTTCGGGCGCTACAAGGCGGGCGGCAAGATCGCGGCCAAGCTGGTCTGGCCGGCGGACTGTGACCGCGTCCGTGTCGAACGCGAAGCCAAGGGCACGATTTTGTGCCGCGACCTCATCAACACGCCGACCAACGACATGGGGCCGGGTGACCTGGCCGATGCGGCCCGCGCCTTGGGGCGTGCCTTCAAGGCCCGGGTGCGGGTGATCGAGGGCGATCAGCTTCTCAAGAAAAACTTTCCGGCCATCCATGCGGTCGGCCGCGCGTCGGACCGCGCGCCCCGGTTGATCGACCTGACCTGGGGGCCGGCCAATGCGCCCAAGGTGACCCTGGTCGGCAAGGGGGTGTGTTTCGATACGGGCGGGCTCGACATCAAGACCGCCGCCGGCATGAAGTTCATGAAAAAGGACATGGGCGGGGCCGCGCACGTGCTGGGTATCGCCAATGTGCTGATGGCGGCGGGGGCCAAGATCAGGCTGCGCGTGCTGATCCCGGCGGTGGAAAATTCGATCTCGGGCAACGCCATGCGGCCGCTCGACATCGTCGCGACGCGGCGCGGCACGACGGTGGAAATCGGCAATACGGACGCCGAGGGGCGGGTCATCCTGGCCGATGCCCTGTGGGATGCGGTGGCCGAATCGCCGGATCTTTTGATTGATTTCGCGACCCTGACGGGCGCGGCGCGGGTGGCGCTCGGCACGGATCTGCCGGCCCTGTTCTGCAACGACGACAAATTGGCCGCCGACATCACGGCCGCCGGTCAGGCGGTCGAAGACCCCCTGTGGCGCCTGCCGTTGTGGGACGGCTACCGATCCATGGTCGAGGGCGCGCAGGCGGATCTCACCAATTCGCCGGAGGGCGGTTACGCCGGGGCCATCACGGCGGCCCTGTTCCTGGAACATTTTGCGACGCCGGAAAAGGGCAAGCCCGTGCCCTGGGCCCATGTCGACCTGATGGCCTGGAACCTGAAGTCGCGGCCCGGCCGCCCCCAGGGCGGCGAGGCCATGGGGCTCCGTGCCATGGCGGCGATGATCCTCAGACGGTTCGCCTAGGCGGCTTGTCAGGGCCGGACAAATGAATTAGAAGTTCCGACAACGTAATGAAAGTCGGGGTGCCGGGCCGGACGGCGGTGGGATGGCCCGCACAGGGGAATTAAGTTCATGGAATTAAACGAACTTCAGGCATTGGACATCTGGCGCCGGGCGATTGTTTCCAGCGTGCGCCTGGATGCCCCGGACCTGTCGGCGCGCCAGATGGCGCTGCTGCTGACGGTGTATCTGACGCCGCCGCCCCATACGGTGCGCGGCATGGCGGATATCCTCAAAGTCTCCAAGCCGGCAGTGACACGGGCCGTTGACCGCCTGTCCGAATTGAATTTCGTGCGCCGCAAGGTCGATGAAAACGACCGCCGCAGCGTGCTGATTCAGCGCACGGTGCCGGGTTCCGTGTTCCTGCGCGAATTCGGCGAACTGATCACCGCCGCGGCCAAGCTGGGCCTGGCGACGGACGACACGGGGCTGCCGCCAGGATACTAAGCCAGGGCGCCGGTCCCGGAAGGTCTGAAATTCGGCCCGCATCGGAATCAAACCGAAAACCCATCGAACCGCTAAAACATCGAATCGACCCGAAAATCGGACCGGTCCAGGATCGAATGGCGTATTCGGCGCGTCCCGTTTTCGGGAAATGGCGGAATCAGGCGTTCTGCACGCCCTGCCAGGCATTGTTGCGGAACCGCATGAGATAGGTCGGCAGGATTGCTTCGGCCGCCCGGGGCGCGATACCCAGATTTTTCAAGGTCTTGACCTTATCGCCGACGACATTGTCCCGGCGCAGCAACTGCACCTGATCCGACGTCAGCGGCGGCACCGGCAGCAGGCCGAGGACCGCCGCCTGAATTCCCGCCGCCCAATAGGGCAGCGGCAGCAGGCAGCGCTTGCGGCCGGTCTGGGCCATCACAAGCTGCATCAGCTCGCGGAAGGAATAGACCGTGGGGCCGCCCAGTTCGAACACTTGGCCGGGGGCCTTGGCGTCGCTCAGCGCCGCCATCACGGCGTCGGCCACGTCACCGACATAGACCGGCTGGAACTTCGGCCCGCCGTCCTTGGCCGAGGCGGCGCCGATCACCGGCAGCACCGGCGACAGCCGGGCCAGGGAGGCGAAGCGGTTGAAGAAATCGTCCTCGGGTCCGAACACGATGCTGGGGCGCAGGATCGTCGCCTTGGCGAAGGCGGCTTTCACGGCGGCCTCGCCGGCGGCCTTGCTGCGCGCGTATTTGGCGGGCGACGAGGCGTCGGCGCCCAGGGCAGAGACATGAACCAGACGTTTCACCCCGGCGTCGGCGGCGGCCTGGGCCACGTTGCCGGCCCCTTCTTCATGGATTTTCTGGAAGGTCGCGCGGCCGCGCTCGTACAGGATGCCGACCAGATTGACGACCACGTCGGCCCCCTGGACGGCGCCGACGACCGTGTCGGCCCGCGCGACGTCGGCGGGCCATGGCACAACCTGACCGACATCGCCCATGGGTTTCAGGAACAGGGCGGATTCGGGATCCCGACCGGCAGCGCGGACACCATAGCCGGCGGCGGCCAGGCGGCGCACCACATGGCGGCCAATGAACCCGGAAGCGCCGAAAACGGTGGCGATGCGTCGATCCATGGATTGTTCCTCCTAAGGGATGGCCCTCCCGCAAGAAGGCCGGCCGGTTACGGCAGGTGATT includes:
- a CDS encoding leucyl aminopeptidase family protein, whose translation is MMDCFAKPGAAAVPVTPVAAKDFKAWLAKQDAPTRAWVTGNGFMAAAGRHLVIPNAKGGVGRVVLGRGEAASMWDFGDLPKKLPAGRYVLDGLNAKKDADAATAAALAWALGSYHFGRYKAGGKIAAKLVWPADCDRVRVEREAKGTILCRDLINTPTNDMGPGDLADAARALGRAFKARVRVIEGDQLLKKNFPAIHAVGRASDRAPRLIDLTWGPANAPKVTLVGKGVCFDTGGLDIKTAAGMKFMKKDMGGAAHVLGIANVLMAAGAKIRLRVLIPAVENSISGNAMRPLDIVATRRGTTVEIGNTDAEGRVILADALWDAVAESPDLLIDFATLTGAARVALGTDLPALFCNDDKLAADITAAGQAVEDPLWRLPLWDGYRSMVEGAQADLTNSPEGGYAGAITAALFLEHFATPEKGKPVPWAHVDLMAWNLKSRPGRPQGGEAMGLRAMAAMILRRFA
- a CDS encoding D-cysteine desulfhydrase family protein — protein: MTVPASPSVETVRIGNADFPRRRLISGTPPLERLANLSGHGGRAPILVKRDDLTGLGLGGNKVRKLEFYTGHALAQGCDTLIITGAVQSNYVRVTAAAACAAGLDCHIQLEDRVAGMDAGYRTGGNVLLDRMFGATLHHLPAEATEADADAGLDAIADDLRAKGRNPYVIHLGAAFEPRGALGYILAAREILDQIAQAGVTVTQVVIASGSGQTHSGLLTGLRLAGSTLPVTGVCVRRDAVQQQARITQVCGNLGRLIGRPDLVGPDDIVVTDRFLAPGYGKNSPETWAAFLAAARQEGLLLDPVYTSKSFAGALAMADDRDAMAGGAVLYLHTGGLPALFAYEAAIDEALAAAGPQPQPGQ
- a CDS encoding MarR family transcriptional regulator; its protein translation is MELNELQALDIWRRAIVSSVRLDAPDLSARQMALLLTVYLTPPPHTVRGMADILKVSKPAVTRAVDRLSELNFVRRKVDENDRRSVLIQRTVPGSVFLREFGELITAAAKLGLATDDTGLPPGY
- a CDS encoding complex I NDUFA9 subunit family protein, with the translated sequence MDRRIATVFGASGFIGRHVVRRLAAAGYGVRAAGRDPESALFLKPMGDVGQVVPWPADVARADTVVGAVQGADVVVNLVGILYERGRATFQKIHEEGAGNVAQAAADAGVKRLVHVSALGADASSPAKYARSKAAGEAAVKAAFAKATILRPSIVFGPEDDFFNRFASLARLSPVLPVIGAASAKDGGPKFQPVYVGDVADAVMAALSDAKAPGQVFELGGPTVYSFRELMQLVMAQTGRKRCLLPLPYWAAGIQAAVLGLLPVPPLTSDQVQLLRRDNVVGDKVKTLKNLGIAPRAAEAILPTYLMRFRNNAWQGVQNA